A region of Dioscorea cayenensis subsp. rotundata cultivar TDr96_F1 chromosome 5, TDr96_F1_v2_PseudoChromosome.rev07_lg8_w22 25.fasta, whole genome shotgun sequence DNA encodes the following proteins:
- the LOC120261790 gene encoding uncharacterized protein LOC120261790, with protein MQDFVLRFVFFCFAAGVAVAFTDGLLPNGNFELGPQPNQLTGTVIKDPHAIPEWETSGIVEYIKAGQKQKDMILVVPEGSFAVRLGNEASIKQRVKNLEKGEHYSLTFSAARTCAQNEVLNISISPDSDVIPMQTMYSSNGWDSYAWAFKAKSSEVDILIHNPGNSEDPDCGPIIDSVAMKTIRPPKLTNKNMLKNGDFEEGPYIIPNTTWGVLIPTSMEDDDSSLPGWIVESAKAVKYLDSAHFSVPSGKHAIELIAGMESAIAQLVRTSLGRSYALAFSIGDANNTCRGSMLVDAYAGKHTIRVPYESKGNGGFKRAVLKFKAESERTRVVFRSSSYNTRSDDLSSLCGPVVDDVSLLSVRTRRLSL; from the exons ATGCAAGACTTTGTTTTGAGATTCGTGTTCTTTTGCTTCGCCGCCGGCGTTGCTGTTGCTTTCACCGACG GATTGCTACCAAATGGTAACTTTGAGCTAGGACCACAACCAAATCAGCTAACAGGAACGGTAATAAAAGATCCTCATGCAATTCCAGAATGGGAAACATCTGGTATTGTAGAATACATCAAGGCCGGGCAAAAACAAAAGGACATGATCCTCGTCGTGCCGGAAGGATCCTTCGCCGTTCGGCTCGGCAACGAAGCATCGATAAAGCAAAGAGTGAAGAACCTTGAAAAAGGAGAGCATTATTCATTGACATTCAGTGCTGCAAGAACATGCGCACAAAATGAGGTTCTAAACATCTCAATCAGTCCAGACTCGGACGTGATTCCCATGCAAACAATGTACAGTAGCAATGGATGGGATTCTTATGCTTGGGCTTTCAAAGCTAAGTCAAGTGAGGTGGATATACTGATTCACAACCCTGGTAACTCTGAAGACCCTGATTGTGGTCCCATTATTGACTCTGTTGCTATGAAGACTATTAGACCTCCAAAGTTGACCAACA AAAACATGTTGAAAAACGGAGACTTCGAAGAAGGTCCATACATAATACCAAACACAACATGGGGTGTCTTAATTCCAACAAGCATGGAAGATGACGACTCATCCTTACCGGGTTGGATCGTTGAGTCAGCCAAAGCGGTTAAGTACTTAGACTCAGCCCACTTCTCGGTCCCTAGTGGCAAACATGCGATCGAGCTAATTGCAGGCATGGAGAGCGCCATCGCCCAACTCGTGCGCACATCACTCGGGCGATCCTACGCATTGGCATTCTCCATCGGTGATGCCAACAACACTTGCCGAGGGTCCATGCTTGTTGATGCTTATGCGGGCAAGCACACTATTAGAGTTCCTTATGAGTCCAAAGGCAATGGCGGGTTCAAAAGGGCTGTGCTTAAGTTTAAGGCCGAGTCTGAGCGAACCCGAGTTGTGTTCCGGAGCTCGTCCTATAACACGCGTAGTGATGATCTTAGCTCACTTTGTGGCcctgttgttgatgatgtttctTTGCTTAGCGTTCGCACTCGTCGACTCAGTCTGTGA